In the genome of Flavobacteriales bacterium, the window ATGGAGATTCTATTGGCTCAGCATTAGCGCTATGCCATTACTTGAAATTAATAGGCAAGAATGTAGATGTGATAATCCCAGATGATGCTCCAAAGTTTTTACGTTGGATGCCGGGATATCAGGATATACATGTTCATTTAAATAATAGATCTCACTGCGAAAAGATCATGAAAAAGGCAGATGTTCTTTTTTGCCTTGATTTTAACGCCTTGAAAAGGTTATTTAAACTGGCGCCAAGTGCAGAGGCATCAAATACTATTAAGGTTGTTATCGATCACCACAGAGATCCTGATTCTTTTCCGGATCATATCATTTCTAAACCTTTAAAAAGCTCTACTTGCGAAATGATCTACGATCTAATAGTAGACCTTACAGGAGATGAGATTATTAATAATGATATTGCTACTTGTATCTATACAGGTATTATGACAGATACCGGTTCTTTCAAATACTCTTGTACTACACCAGAAACCCATGAGGTAGCTGCTCAGTTGATAAGAAAGGGAGTTAGTAATGCTGAGATAGGCGATAAAATATTTGGTGCGGCTAAAGAGGATACGGTTAAGTTACTTGGATTCTGTTTAAGTGAGAAGTTGGTTGTTCGGAAAGAATTCAATACTGCATACATGAGCTTAAGCCAGGAAGAATTGGATAGTCATAATTTTGAAAAAGGAGATA includes:
- a CDS encoding DHH family phosphoesterase; this encodes MEDQVILDIKDVIENSKHIVVTSHGAPDGDSIGSALALCHYLKLIGKNVDVIIPDDAPKFLRWMPGYQDIHVHLNNRSHCEKIMKKADVLFCLDFNALKRLFKLAPSAEASNTIKVVIDHHRDPDSFPDHIISKPLKSSTCEMIYDLIVDLTGDEIINNDIATCIYTGIMTDTGSFKYSCTTPETHEVAAQLIRKGVSNAEIGDKIFGAAKEDTVKLLGFCLSEKLVVRKEFNTAYMSLSQEELDSHNFEKGDTEGFVNYGLSIHGIRFVAFFIVFHDVVKISFRSTGDFATNEFSGAHFSGGGHRNASGGISHDSL